From the Glandiceps talaboti chromosome 12, keGlaTala1.1, whole genome shotgun sequence genome, one window contains:
- the LOC144443191 gene encoding stromelysin-1-like, with protein sequence MKSFVLLCLTVLLALCLPTQQAPIDNPFAALEYLQYFGYLGNIDTKAGQLRTAEDLEEAVRMFQRFANLTETGEMDAKTMEMMNVPRCGVPDMVGTSNDARRRKRFAAITAWPKTDLTYRITQYTNDLSRSVIDQTMARALNVWEEHTPLKFTQIYSGTPDLYIFFAPGAHGDGGPFDGPGGVLAHAYFPTNGDAHFDDDELYTDATFDGVNLFQVAAHEFGHSLGLSHSDVNEALMAPFYTGYQPSFQLHSDDIAGIQQLYGMRDVDEPNPNPNFTPPPINPIPGLPDQCEGVFDAITDTADGTTYAFRGQYFWTKLQSDTYLRDAALISNGWPGLPDDLDAAVYWRSNQRTYFFKGDLYWRFSNRVQDAGYPKSVSIWSGLPSNLDAAFVWSGNGKTYFIKGDQYYRYTSGQGVDAGYPRDLSVWNGLPNTIDTAFQYSNGKTYFFSGDKYYRFNDQNFNVDSTYPRPTALWWLPCTDNFEMTTPEPTTESDARCNNQMSIGGSSNVLPSLVVMFFSLLFKVFV encoded by the exons ATGAAGTCCTTCGTTTTGTTATGCCTGACAGTGTTATTGGcattatgtctaccaacccaACAAGCGCCCATCGATAACCCCTTTGCAGCTCTG GAATACCTTCAATATTTTGGTTACCTAGGTAACATCGACACAAAAGCTGGACAGTTGCGGACAGCAGAAGACCTGGAGGAGGCAGTTCGTATGTTTCAAAGATTTGCCAACTTGACTGAAACAG GTGAAATGGACGCTAAGACAATGGAAATGATGAACGTGCCTAGATGCGGTGTTCCAGATATGGTTGGCACAAGTAACGATGCTAGAAGGCGTAAACGATTTGCGGCAATAACAGCCTGGCCGAAAACAGATTTGACATACAGAATCACGCAATACACCAATGACTTGTCACGGAGTGTTATCGACCAGACCATGGCTAGAGCATTAAAT GTCTGGGAGGAGCACACACCATTGAAATTCACACAGATTTATTCTGGAACACcagatttatatatattttttgctCCCGGTGCCCATGGTGATGGTGGTCCTTTCGATGGACCAGGTGGTGTTTTGGCCCATGCTTACTTTCCGACAAATGGTGACGCTCATTTTGATGACGATGAATTATATACGGATGCAACGTTTGATG GTGTAAACTTGTTCCAAGTCGCAGCACACGAGTTTGGTCATAGTCTTGGTCTGTCCCATTCAGATGTCAATGAGGCGTTGATGGCGCCATTTTATACTGGTTACCAACCGTCATTCCAACTCCACAGTGACGACATAGCAGGGATTCAACAATTATATG GAATGAGAGACGTCGATGAACCAAATCCAAATCCTAACTTTACTCCTCCCCCTATCAATCCAATACCTGGTCTACCAGATCAATGTGAGGGCGTTTTTGATGCGATCACAGACACTGCCGATGGCACCACGTATGCATTTAGAG GTCAATATTTCTGGACAAAGCTGCAAAGTGATACATATTTACGCGATGCTGCTCTAATCAGCAATGGATGGCCAGGGCTTCCCGACGACTTAGATGCTGCAGTCTACTGGAGAAGTAATCAAAGAACATATTTCTTTAAA GGGGATCTCTACTGGCGTTTTAGCAACCGAGTACAAGATGCTGGATATCCAAAATCAGTCTCTATCTGGAGTGGGTTGCCTAGCAACCTAGATGCTGCATTTGTATGGAGTGGAAATGGCAAGACTTACTTCATCAAAG GTGACCAGTATTACAGGTATACATCCGGGCAAGGTGTTGATGCCGGGTACCCCAGAGATCTGTCAGTATGGAATGGCCTACCAAATACAATAGACACCGCGTTCCAGTATTCTAATGGAAAAACCTACTTCTTTAGCGGAGATAAGTATTACAGATTCAATGACCAGAATTTCAACGTCGACAGCACTTACCCACGGCCTACCGCCCTCTGGTGGTTACCATGTACagacaattttgaaatgacTACGCCTGAACCAACTACCGAAAGTGACGCCAGATGCAATAATCAGATGTCAATTGGGGGTTCTAGCAATGTCTTACCCAGTTTAGTTGTTATGTTCTTTTCTTTGCTTTTCAAAGTCTTTGTATAG